The Sphingorhabdus lutea genome segment AAATTTCGCACGATTACAAATTGTTCCTACACGCAGTAAAATAAATATATTCAATGTTAATATCCAGTAAATCCTAAATTTTCACTAATGAACGCATTATTTTTTTGAAGGAAGTTTATGTTTATTTTGTTATGGGGGGCGGAAAATTATCTATGCTGACCATAGGATGGCGATTGATAATTTTTTTATAGCTTTTCAGCGATGATATAGCTTTAAGGAATATAAATATAACAAAACCCCCTTTTTAGGAGGAATGATGGATAAGTTTGAAGACGGTATTTGGTGGTCGCATGATGGATTGCGGCTTCATTATCGTGATTATAAACAAGGAAATCCAAAGCCTGGATTATTGCCGCCAATTATTTGCATTCCCGGATTAACCCGTAATTGCAGAGATTTTGAAGAGCTTGCCATTCATTTGTCATCCCGGGCGCGGGTCATTACCGTCGATTTGCGCGGCCGGGGGGAAAGCGGATATGCCAAAGATCCGCTTAGCTATGTTCCCTTAACCTATGTTCAGGATATTGAATTATTATTAAAGCATTTGGCAATTGATCGTTTCATTTTAATCGGCACTTCGCTGGGCGGTATTGTCAGCATGTTGTTAAGTTCCACTCGTCAGGGGCGTGTTGCGGGGCTTATATTAAATGATATTGGCCCAAAAATTGAAACAGAGGGGTTAGAGCGGATTAAATCCTATGTTGGGCAGGGGCGCAGCCATGAAACATGGGTTCATGCGGGACGCGCATTGGAAGAGGCAGGGGCGGATATTCATCCCGATTTTACCTTGGAAGATTGGATTAAATTTGCCAAAAAATGTTTCCGTTTGACCAAAAGCGGCCGGATAGATTTAGATTATGATATGAAAATTGCCGAACCATTTCGCGTTCCGGGCGGTGAAACGGGCGTTGATTTATGGCCCGCATTTAAGGCATTGGCCGACATCCCCACTTTAATTATCAGGGGTGAAACATCGGACATATTGTCACAGGAAATCGCCGAAAAAATGCAGGCACAATTGCGCAAGGCGACATTGGAAATAATCCCAAAAGTGGGTCATTGCCCAACTTTAGAAGAAAAATCATCATTAAAGGCGATTAAATACTTTTTAGATAATGTTAAAAAACAGGAAGCCGCCATCAAATGAGTAAAAAATTCAAAATATTGCACTTACATGGCAGTTTTGACCGCGGCGGTAAGGAAGTGCGCTGTGCAAAATTGATGAATGATTTTGGTGAGGAGGCTGCCCACGTTATTTTATCCGCCGACAATGATGCAATTTCGGCAAGGGAGCTGATTGATAAAAATATTAAGGTGAGCTTCCCTGGCGATGCTGCGCCCGCATTGCACGGCATGCCGTCCATGGGGCGATATGTGCGACTGGCCGAATATATGCGTGGTTTTGACCTTATATTAAGTTATAATTGGGGCGCGATGGATGGTGTTATGGCGCATACATTATTTCAAAAATCGCGTCATTTGCCGCCATTGATACATCATGAGGATGGGTTTAATGCCGATGAAATTAACCGTTTAAAAACAAAGCGCAATATTTTCCGTGCGCTTGCCCTATCCCGCGCCTATGCGCTTATCATGCCGTCGGAAACTTTGGTTCATATTGCCAAAAATAAATGGCATCAAAATGATAGTAAAATTCGCAAAATTACCAACGGCATTGATGTGGATGCGTTTGAAAAATTGGCAAAGGCCGATGCATTATCCCCATGGCGCGCGCAAAAGGGGCGGGTCACGGTTGGCACGGTGGCCGGTTTGCGCGGCGTGAAAAATTTGGGCGCTTTGGTGGATGCGGTTCACCGCGCGGGGGATAATATTGATTTGGTGATTGTGGGCGAAGGGCCGGAGCGCCCCGCATTGGAAGCAAAAATTGCAGATATGCAAATGCACGGGCGCGTTACTTTGGTGGGGCATAAAAATAATGCAAATGAGTATATCGGATTATTTGATATATTCGCCCTGTCATCATTAAGCGAGCAAGCGCCCATTTCGTTGATGGAGGCGATGGCCGCCGCTGTTCCGGTTGCGTCATTTGATGTGGGTGATGTCATGCCCATGGTGACACAGATAAACCGTGAATATATTGTCCCAAAACAAGATGTAAATGCATTGGCAAATGCGATAAAAATATTGGCCGGTGATGCAAAATTGCGCAAAAAATTGGGTGATGCGAACCGCGCACGGGCACAGGCAGAATTTAATTTGGAAAAAATGATCATACGATATCGGATGATTTATGGCGCAGCGATGAAAAGCAGCGAATTTGCGCGACAAGTTTAATATTTTTCGCTAACGAAGGCGCAGGCTTGGGAGATGGCCTATATAGGTCGAAATAAAATATAGGAATTTTGAATGTTTAAGGGGCTTAAACCCATTATATATGGCGGTCGTGAAGTATGGCCGCTGGTCGAAGGTGGCAAGGGCGTATCGGCAACCAATCATGCAAGCTCAGGTGCGTGGGCCGCAGCTGGCGGTATTGGCACGGTCAGCGCGGTAAATGCCGATAGCTATGACGCCGATGGCAATATTATCCCGCAAATTTACCATGGCAAGACACGCGGCGAACGCCACCGTGAATTGATTGAATATGGTATAGAAGGCGCCGTGACACAGGTAAAACGCGCATATGAAATTTCGGACGGCAAGGGCGCAATTAACATCAATGTCCTGTGGGAAATGGGCGGCGCTCAAGAAATTTTAGAAGGCGTTTTGGAACGCACAAAGGGAATGATAACGGGCGTGACCTGCGGCGCAGGGATGCCATATAAATTAAGCGAAATCGCGCAAAAACATAATGTATATTATCTGCCGATTATCAGTTCGGCCCGTGCATTTCGCGCATTATGGAAACGTGCATATCATAAAGTGCCTGATTTAATGGCGGCGGTTGTATATGAAGATCCGTGGTTGGCGGGCGGACATAATGGCCTGTCCAATGCCGAAGATCCAAAAAAGCCAGAAGATCCCTATCCGCGCGTTGCCGCGTTGCGCGAAACCATGCGTAAAGAGGGCATAGCCGACAGCGTGCCGATTATCATGGCGGGCGGCGTTTGGTATTTGCGCGATTGGAATGATTGGATTGATAATGAAGAATTGGGGCAGATTGCCTTCCAATTTGGCACGCGCCCATTATTAACGCAGGAAAGCCCAATTCCCCAAATTTGGAAGGATGAGCTGACCAAAATCCGCCAAGGCGATGTGTTATTGCATAGATTTTCGCCCACCGGATTTTATTCCAGCGCGGTGCGTAATCCATTCCTTCGTTCTTTGGAATCGCGTTCAGAACGTCAAATCCCCTATAAACAGGCCGAGGAGGGCGAATTTAGCCATCAATTGGATGTGGGTGTAAAGGGTAAGAATTTTTGGGTGACCAAGGGTGATTTAATGCGCGCGCGCGAATGGTTTGGCCTTGGCTTTGAGCATGCGTTGAAAACCCCGGATAACAGCTTGGTCTTTACCACTGCGCCAGAACGCGATGAAATTCGCAAGGATCAGGCCGATTGCATGGGTTGTTTATCGCATTGTGGTTTTTCATCATGGAAAGATCATGATAATTTCTCCACAGGATATTTGGCCGATCCGCGCAGTTTTTGTATTCAAAAATCTTTGCAGAATATCGCCCATGGTGAAAGCACTGACGATAATTTAATGTTTGCAGGACATGCGGCATATGAATTTGGCCGCGATCCATTTTATTCAAATGGCTTTGTTCCCACGGTAAAACAATTGGTCGATCGGATTTTAACCGGCGAGTAAGATAATATCTTGGCCCTATTTTCGGCCTTTATATGATGAAATGAAAGCAGCGCCTGAAATGGGCGCTGTTTTTTTAATAATGATGTGACGATATATATTAATCAAAGTTGCATCTTAATCAAAGTCCCAGGCGCGTTCGCCATGATTGGCAATGTCCAATCCTTCGCGTTCTTCATCTTGGCTAACCCGCATGGGGATGACCATCGAAACCGCCAATGCGATGATGATAGTGCCAATGGCGGTCCATGCGGCCACAGCGCCCACTCCAATAATTTGGGTGATAAACTGGCTGAACATTGACCCATCTTCGCCATATCCTGCGCCGCCAATGGTCTCGCTCATCATCACTGCGACCATGATTGACCCCCAAATGCCGCCCACACCATGCACGGCAAACACGTCCAAACTATCATCAATTTTAAGCTTAATTTTAATAAGGTGGACCGCGTAAAAACATAATAAAGAACCAGTTGCGCCCAATAATATTGCCCCAATTGGGCCAACCCAGTCGGCCGCAGGGGTAATGGTGGCAAGTCCGGCAATCGCGCCGGTGGCAAAGCCAATGGCGGTGGATTTGCCAACCTTTACTTTTTCAACCAACATCCAAACCAATGCGGCAACACTGGCCGCCAAATGGGTGTTGATAATCGCCGCCGCTGCGCCATCGTCGCTTGCGGTTAGGGCAGAGCCGCCATTAAATCCGAACCAGCCCACCCACAGCATCGCCGCCCCCGCCACGGTAAGGGCGGGGCTGTGCGGCAGCATCAATTGTTTGGGCCATCCGGTGCGCTTGCCCAATAATAAAGCAAGGATAATCGCCGCAACACCCGCAGTCGTGTGAACCACAATGCCGCCGGCAAAATCATGCACGCCCATTTCGGCAAGCCAGCCATTGCCCCATACCCAGCGGGCCACAGGGGCGTAAACGATTAACGACCAAAGCGCAGCAAAGGCCACAACCCATCCAAAACGCGCCCTTTCCACCCATGCACCAACGATTAGGGCAGGGGTGATGATGGCAAATGTCATTTGAAATAATCCAAAAACCAGCTCGCCAATGCTTTGTCCGTCGCGCACGGTGAACATATTGCTGAACATGGCATTATCTGCATTGCCCAAAAATTGTCCGCCCTCAACCGAAAAGGCAAGGCTATATCCAATCACTATCCATAAAAGCGACACAATAGCGGCAATGGCGCCGCATTGAATTAACACCGACAGGAAATTTTTTGTGCGCACCAAACCGCCATAAAATAGGGCAAGGCCAGGCATGGTCATGAACAAAACCAATGCGGATGCGGTCAAAATCCATGCGGTGTCGCCGCTATCCACCTCTGCCACTACGGCCTCCTGCGCCATGGCGGGGTTTATCAAAATGCCGCCCAATAATGCGCCACCAATGGCGATAGAGCAGGTTTTACGCAGCGTTGATGATGCGAATGATTTTAACATTAAATATTCCTCGGCAACAAAATTTTATATTATTATTTCAGATGTGTTTAATAAAACTGGCGCTATTGTCCAATGTTAAATGTGAAAAGCGCAAAACAAATGAATATTGCGCATTTATTTTAAGCCAGCTTAAAATTAAACCAATCCGTCCAACACCTGATCCGGTGGGCGGTGGCCATCGGCCCAAATACGAATATTGGCGATGACCCGCTCACCCGATGCTTCGCGCCCTTCAAATGTGGAACTGCCCAAATGGGGAAGGATGATAACATTGGAAAGCGCAATTAATTTTTGGTCCAATTGCGGTTCATGGGCGTAAACATCCAATCCCGCGCCGGCAATTTTATTATCTTGTAATGCCGTGATAAGCGCCTGTTCATCAACAATTTCACCGCGCGATGTATTGATTAAATATGCACCTGATTTCATTAAAGAAATATGTTCCGCATCAATCATATTTTCGGTTTGCTTGGTAAGGGGGCAGTGGATGGAAATAATATCGCAATTTGCCATTAATCTTTTCAAATCACCTTCATATGTCACGCCCATTTCACCTTCAATAGAGGCGGGCAGACGTTTACGTTTATGATAAATGATGTTCATATTCATTGCGCGGGCGCGGCGGGCCACAGCCTCGCCAATGCGGCCAAATCCAATAATACCCAATGTTTTTCCACCAATTCGGTGGCCCAATAATCCGGTGGGACTCCATCCCTGCCATTGGCCTGATCGCATCAATTTTTCGCCTTCGCCCAAGCGGCGCGGCACAGCCAAAATTAACGCCATAGTCAAATCAGCTGTATCTTCGGTAAAAACGCCCGGCGTATTGGTGACGATAATGGAACGCGCCTTTGCAGCGGCAAGGTCAATATGATCCACCCCTGCGCCAAAATTTGCAATCATGCGGACATTATCGGGCAAGGCGTTAATTAACGCGGCATCGACATTATCTGTAACTGTGGGGACAAAAACCTGTGCATCCTGACATGCAGTGATAATTTCCTCTGCCGTCATAACATGGTCATCATCATTTAATGCCGCATCGAATAATATATTCATTCGTGCCTCTACCGATGGCAACATCTTTCTGCTCACCACAATTTTGGTGCGTGCTTTTGATTGATTTGTGACATTTTCCGTCATGTTGCTCCCCGGTTTTGATACATGCTTTTACGTTATTTTATATGACATAGCCTTGAACAATTAAATATATTGTTGCATGGATGCTATAGTTTATCATTCATTAAGATTGTAATAGAAAAGTTCATATGTCGAGACATAAACATATAATATTACCAATATTATCTTTGGCAATCTTGACCCCGCTTATCAGCGGTGGATTTAGCGCGAATGTCGCCGCACAAACCAGCAAGCAAGTGCCATATTGGTCGTCAATAAAGGCGGATGAGGCCCGAACCCGCACCGGACCCAGCACCGATTTTCCTGTAAAATGGATTTATAGACGTGCCGAATTGCCTGTGAAGGTCGTCGCAAAATATAGCGATTGGCGCAAGGTAGAGGATCCCGATGGTGATCAAGGTTGGATGCATGTTAAATTATTAAGCACGACCAGATCGGCATTGGTGACGCAGGATGGCGTTTCGGAACTTCGCGAAGAACCATCCCCCACTGCGCGGATAAGCTGGCGCGTGGAAAAGGGCGTTGTCGGTAAAGTAAGCGATTGCGTTAAAGGATGGTGCAAATTGGATGTTAAGGGCCGCTATGGCTATATTGAAACATCAAAAATATGGGGCGAAGAAGCATTATAACTTCTCCGCCCGCCACATTTATTTATTTGAATTAAATTAAATCAGCTCAATCGCCAAAGCTGTGGCCTCGCCGCCGCCAATGCATAATGATGCCACGCCCTTGCTTTTGCCATGGGTTTGCAATGCACCGATTAAGGTGGTGATGATGCGTGCGCCCGATGCACCAATGGGGTGGCCCAATGCGGTTGCGCCACCATGCACGTTAATTTTGTCATGCGGGATGTTTAAATCATGCATGGCAAACATGGCGACACATGCAAATGCCTCATTCACTTCAAACAAATCGACATCATCCATTGACCAGCCGGTTTTTTCCATCAATTTTTTAATGGCGCCTACGGGGGCAGTGGTGAAATCGCACGGTTCTTGCGCATGGGCGCTATGCGCGACAATGCGGGCAACTGGCTTTAATCCCTTTGCCTCGGCGGTGCTGGCGCGGCTAAGGACCAATGCGGCTGCGCCATCGGAAATGGAGGAGCTGGTCGCCGCAGTAATGGTGCCGTCCTTTGCAAATGCAGGGCGCAGTGCAGGGATTTTCTCCGGCATGCCTTTACCAGGTGCTTCATCCGTATCTACAACCACATCACCTTTACGGGTGGAGATGGTGACGGGGACGATTTCCTTATCAAATCCGCCATTGGCAATGGCGGCATTTGCGCGGCGTAGCGATTCAATGGAATATTCATCCTGCGCTTCGCGGGTTAATTGATATGCATTGGCAGTATCTTGGGCAAATGTGCCCATGGCGCGGCCCGCCTCATAGGCGTCTTCCAATCCATCAAGAAACATATGGTCATAGGTGGTGTCATGTCCAATACGCGCACCGGAGCGATGTTTTTTAAGCAGATATGGCGCGTTGGTCATGCTTTCCATGCCGCCCGCAATAATGAAATCCACCGATCCAGCGGCCAATGCTTCGCTGCCCATAATCACGGTTTGCATGCCCGAACCGCATACTTTATTAACCGTGGTCGCCTCAACCGATTTGGGCAGTCCCGCCTTTAACGCGGCCTGACGTGCAGGTGCTTGGCCAAGGCCAGCTGGCAATACACAGCCCATATAAATACGGGCAATATCGCCGCCATCAACGCCGCTGCGTTCCACCGCCGCCTTTACCGCCACCGCGCCAAGTTCGGTCGCGCTGGCATCTGATAATGCGCCCTGCATTGCGCCCATGGGGGTGCGGGCATAGGATAGGATGACGATAGGATCGCTATTGCTCATATAATATATTCCTTTGATGAGAGACTCACGAGGCTGTTTGATAGCTTTTATGGCACTGTAACACAATATCCGCCTCTTATTTTGCCGGTGACTTGGATTTATAGGAACAAAGGTCCTCCACCGGACATCGCCAACATTCCGGCGTGCGAGCCTTGCATATATATCGGCCATGCAAAATCATCCAATGATGCGAACCTACACGAAAGGGATGGGGTGTTTTTTTGTCCAATTGTTTTTCCACGGCCAATGGCGTTTTGCCCTTGGCAACACCCGTTCGATTACCCACGCGAAAAATATGGGTGTCCACGGCAAATGTTTCTGCGCCAAATGCACAATTCATGACTACATTGGCGGTTTTGCGGCCCACACCGGGCAGGGTGGTGAGCAAGTCGCGATCGGCAGGAACATCGCCATTAAAATCGCGCACCAAAATTTCCGCCATCGCCATGACATTTTTGGCCTTGCTGTTAAACAGGCCGATGGTTTTTATATGTTCACGCAGCGCATCATGGCCAAGGTTTAACATATCCTGCGGTGTTTTGACCTTTTCAAATAATGCCTTTGTTGCCTTATTCACGCCGACATCGGTCGATTGCGCGGATAATGTCACCGCGACCAATAATTGATACACATTGCCATATTCCAATTCCGTTTCGGGATCAGGATTTAACTCTGCCAATCGGCGATAAAATTCAAAAATATCATCTTTTTTCATGATCGCCATTTATGGCGTGGCAAAGTGAATATGGCAAATATTCAATGATTATCTTTTTATTATTGTGAAGCCAAATTTGGTTGAATACCAATGCTGGCGTTAATGATATCAATTGTATTTTGACGCAGCGCACGTTTATTATATGCATATGCCCCCTTGGGTAGCATGGCCAATTGGCCCGCAATAGCCATTGCCTGTGGCAACACCGCATCAGCATCTGCCACCATATCCAAATATCCCGCCTTTACCGCGCCCTCTGGATTATAAATTTCTGATTGCACAATGGCGCGGGTTTGATAATTGCTGTGAATACGCGCGCGGAGCAATTCCAATGCAAATACGGGCATGGTCATATTATTCACCGTTTCATTTGCGCCCAGTTTAAAATCGCCCTTTGTTCCAATACGCGTGTCACAGGACAGCAATAGGAAGCACCCCGTGGCAATGGCATGGCCATTACATGCCGCCACGCTTGGCAATGGGCCGCCATAAATGCGCATTAACAATTTTGCCGCCTCATCCAATAATTTGCGCGCCCCTTCCAAATCCGCACTGGCAAGGAATTTCAGATCAAAACCGCCTGAAAAGCGTCCCTCACGTCCGGTAATGACAATTGCCTTTGCCTTTGCCTCTGCCTCATCCAATGCGGCATGTAACGCGTCCATCATTTCAAAATTCACCACATTTGCTTTGCCATCATCCATGGTGATTAACGCAATATCATTTTCAATTTTGGTGGTGACGTTCATAATTTTCCTCAATCTTTTTGCATGGGCAGTTATTGTCAGTTTAATTGCATGATTAACATGCGCCTTACGTTTACGTCAAGCATATAATGCAATTTGCACTGTCACCATATTTGCAAAGGGCGCGAATATATCACCCATTGGAATTATATATTTAACGCCTATATTTTTAAGGCATAGGAAAAGGATAATTTATGGAAAATCAACCAGCCCATTATAGCCCGCCCAAAATTTGGGAGTGGAAACAAGGAAATGGCGGACAATTCGCCAATATTAACCGCCCCATATCGGGCGCAACGCATGAAAAGAAATTGCCGCGCGGGCAGCATCCGATTCAGCTTTATTCCATGGCAACGCCCAATGGGGTAAAGGTAACGGTGATGTTGGAGGAATTACTTGCACTTGGTCATAATGGTGCGGAATATGATGCATGGATTGCCAATATTCGCGAGGGTGACCAATTTGGCAGCGATTTTGTCAGCATAAATCCCAATAGTAAAATACCTGCCTTAATGGATTATAGTGGTGATGTGCCGCAGCGCGTTTTTGAATCGGGCAGCATATTGCTTTATTTGGCGGAAAAATTTGGCGCATTATTGCCCCGCAATCCGGCAAAACGAACCGAGGTGTTAAATTGGCTGTTCTGGCAAATGGGCAGTGCGCCCTATCTTGGCGGCGGTTTTGGCCATTTTTACAGCTATGCTCCGATGAAGATTGAATATTGCATCGATCGTTTTTCAATGGAGGTGAAACGCCAATTAGATGTGTTGGATAAACATTTGGAACATAATCAATATATGGCGGGCGATGAATATAGCATCGCCGATATTGCTATTTGGCCATGGTATGGCGCGTTAATGTTAAATGTCGTTTATGAAGCGGCGGAATTTTTACAAGTGCATGAATATACGCATTTAATGCGCTGGACCAATGAAATTGCGGCGCGTGATGCGGTGAAGCGCGGCAAAATTGTCAACCGTGTGTGGGGGGATGATGGCCAATTGCCAAATCGCCATAGCGCATCGGATATTGATGCGGCTATGGCTTAATTTGACCTAAAATTTAATGAAAGGCGGGGTTATTTCCAAAATAGCTCCGCCTTGCCCAATTTACGGCGGCGAACAAACATTTGATAATATAACCAAAGCCCGGAAAATGAGAAAAATATCATGGCAAGGCCAGAAAGCAGGCTGACCACTACGCCAATTTTTCCAAACCATTCGCCCGAATGAAGATGATGCATTAACCCCACTAATTTACGTTTTGGGTTGGCACGCTTTGCGTCTTGTTCGGCCTTTTCCGCTTTCATCGCGGCCAATTCTTCCTCCGCATTGGCATAGGTGACAGGCGGTTTTTCAACCTTTGTTTCTTCTTGTTCAAAAATGCTGCCCTGTGCATACATGGCCGCAACATGGCTTAAAACGCCGGTTACCGCGATGAATAATAAAAACGCCCCAAAAATAAAGCTGAGCCAGCGGTGCCATTTACGCATGAATTTGTCCCTTTAATGTCAAAAAAATATTCATGCATCCTATATGGTGCAAAATTTGGCGCGTCAATAGCTATTGCAATTCATTCGCAACAAGATGCTGCGCCCGCAATATGGTGCCGCGCCTAGAATAAAGGATCATTTCACAAAAATATATTACAGCCCCAAAACATCGCGCATATTATATCGCCCTGGTTTCTGCCGCGACAGCCAATATGCCGCCTGAACCGCGCCACGCGCAAATATCATTCGGTTTTCTGCGCGGTGGGACAGGGTCATCAACTCTTCATCGCCTGCAAAAATAACATCATGATCACCCGCCACGCTGCCCCCGCGCAGCGCGGCAAAGCCAATGTCGCCAATTTTGCGCGTACCAGTTATGCCATCACGGCCACTATCTTTATGCTCGCTTAATTTAATGCCGCGTCCTTTTGCTGCGGCCTCGCCCAATAATTTTGCAGTGCCCGATGGGGCATCCACCTTATGCCTATGGTGCATTTCGACAATTTCAATATCCCACGCATCGCCCAATTTCGCGGCTGCCTCCTCCACCAAATATGCAAGCATGGTCACCCCCATGCTGGTATTTCCGGTTTGCATGATAGGGATGTCTTGTGCTGCGCTGTCGATTAAAAAATGATGCCTTTCTTCCAATCCAGTGGTGCCGATGATGATGGGCAGGGCGTGGTTCATGGCTATGTCCAAATTATCCTCCAACGCGGCGGGCGCGGAAAAATCAATCAATATATCGCAATTGCTGGCAAGCGCGTCCAAATCATCATCCTTATCAACCCCGCCCATATGCAGGTGGCCAGCCTGCTTTATGGCAGAGATAAGGACATTGCCCATCCGGCCATTGCTGCCGATAATCCCCATGCGAAGCTGTTCTTTATCACTCATCATTCGTCCTTAACTTTTCATTTTGGCATTTTTATGCTTCATGGGGCAGATGAATAAATTTAGCAATATAGTCATATTAACTGGCGCGGGGATTAGCGCAGAAAGCGGCATTGATACTTTCCGGTCCGAAGGCGGCCTTTGGGAACAACATCGGATAGAAGATGTTGCCACGCCAGAGGCGTTTCAGCGTAATCCAGATTTAGTATATAAATTTTATGATGTGCGGCGCGAAGCCATTCAAAAGGCTCAGCCAAATGCCGCGCACATATCGTTGGGCAAATTATGTAGAGAGTGGCACGGTGATTTGACGATTATAACGCAAAATGTTGATGATTTGCATGAACGTGGCGGGGCAGTGTCACAGGGAAATGCCTATCTTATCCATATGCATGGGGAGCATTTATCCGCATGGTGCATGGCATGTGGTGAACGGCATTTTTGGCGGGAAAATTTGGCCCATCGACCGCCATGCCCAACATGTCATAAACCCAATATGCTGCGCCCAGACATTGTTTGGTTTGGGGAAATGCCCTATCAATTGGGTGAAATTGATGCCGCGCTGCGCAGGGCGGATTTATTTGTATCCATTGGCACATCGGGCGCAGTCTATCCGGCGGGTGGATATGTGCGGCGGGCAAAAGCGGACGGCATTGCAACTTTGGAGTTAAATTTAGAGCCCAGTAAAGGCAGCCATTATTTTGATGAGGCACGATATGGGCCGGCAACGCAAATTGTTCCCAAATGGGTGGAGGAGATTTTATCCTATTAAATTTTAAGCAGAACAGCTTTTACAGCTGGGATCTTTGGTTAATTTCATCGCGCGCATGGCGGGTTTTAACCCGTCAATAATATGGATTTTGCCCATGGGACTTTCCCCAAAATTGGTGATAAGGCGTATCACCTCCATCGCGGCAAAATTGGCAATCATCGCGCACATTGCGCCAAGCACGCCTACATCGCTGCATGTGTCGCAATCCTCTGCATCAAATGCATCGCCCACAAAACACCGATAACAGGGCGCGGCCTCTTGCCATCCAAAAAAACTGCCCACCTGTCCTTGAAATTGGCCGATGGCGGCGCTGACCAAGGGGGTTTTTGTTTCAATGCACAAATCATTGATCAATAACCGCGTGGCAAAATTATCGCATCCGTCCAACACAACATCAACATCGTCCAAAATGCTGCGGTCATGTTGTGCGGTAAGTCGTTTTTTTATTGGCACTATTTCAATATCGGGATTGAGTTGTTTCAACCGTTGCGTGGCTACATCCACCTTAAATTTACCGATATCATTTTCGGTGAATAATATTTGACGCTGTAGGTTGGACAGGCTGACAATATCATCGTCAAACAATGTGATTTTGCCAATGCCAGCCGCGGCCAAAGATTGTAATGCGGGGCAACCAATGCCGCCCGCGCCCACCACCAAAATATGCGCGGACATAATTTTTTGCTGCCCCACTGCGCCAATATCTTTCAGCACAATATGGCGGGCATAGCGTTCAAGCTGTTTATCTGTAATATCCACGAATTTATTTTTTACCAATTATATAGGATGCTGGCCCTATACCATTTATCTTTATTGCCAAGTGGTTTTGATCGCAAATCACCAATTTTTTCACGTAATTGGTTTGCGCCAAATTCCTCCACTGCTGCACATCCATTGGCCACAGGGGTCATTTGTTTTACATTGCCCTTTTCATCGACCAATAATAAAACCACAATTTTGAACGCTTCATAATGTTTAATGG includes the following:
- a CDS encoding crotonase/enoyl-CoA hydratase family protein, translated to MNVTTKIENDIALITMDDGKANVVNFEMMDALHAALDEAEAKAKAIVITGREGRFSGGFDLKFLASADLEGARKLLDEAAKLLMRIYGGPLPSVAACNGHAIATGCFLLLSCDTRIGTKGDFKLGANETVNNMTMPVFALELLRARIHSNYQTRAIVQSEIYNPEGAVKAGYLDMVADADAVLPQAMAIAGQLAMLPKGAYAYNKRALRQNTIDIINASIGIQPNLASQ
- the nth gene encoding endonuclease III encodes the protein MKKDDIFEFYRRLAELNPDPETELEYGNVYQLLVAVTLSAQSTDVGVNKATKALFEKVKTPQDMLNLGHDALREHIKTIGLFNSKAKNVMAMAEILVRDFNGDVPADRDLLTTLPGVGRKTANVVMNCAFGAETFAVDTHIFRVGNRTGVAKGKTPLAVEKQLDKKTPHPFRVGSHHWMILHGRYICKARTPECWRCPVEDLCSYKSKSPAK
- the dapB gene encoding 4-hydroxy-tetrahydrodipicolinate reductase, whose amino-acid sequence is MMSDKEQLRMGIIGSNGRMGNVLISAIKQAGHLHMGGVDKDDDLDALASNCDILIDFSAPAALEDNLDIAMNHALPIIIGTTGLEERHHFLIDSAAQDIPIMQTGNTSMGVTMLAYLVEEAAAKLGDAWDIEIVEMHHRHKVDAPSGTAKLLGEAAAKGRGIKLSEHKDSGRDGITGTRKIGDIGFAALRGGSVAGDHDVIFAGDEELMTLSHRAENRMIFARGAVQAAYWLSRQKPGRYNMRDVLGL
- the yghU gene encoding glutathione-dependent disulfide-bond oxidoreductase, which codes for MENQPAHYSPPKIWEWKQGNGGQFANINRPISGATHEKKLPRGQHPIQLYSMATPNGVKVTVMLEELLALGHNGAEYDAWIANIREGDQFGSDFVSINPNSKIPALMDYSGDVPQRVFESGSILLYLAEKFGALLPRNPAKRTEVLNWLFWQMGSAPYLGGGFGHFYSYAPMKIEYCIDRFSMEVKRQLDVLDKHLEHNQYMAGDEYSIADIAIWPWYGALMLNVVYEAAEFLQVHEYTHLMRWTNEIAARDAVKRGKIVNRVWGDDGQLPNRHSASDIDAAMA
- a CDS encoding acetyl-CoA C-acyltransferase, which codes for MSNSDPIVILSYARTPMGAMQGALSDASATELGAVAVKAAVERSGVDGGDIARIYMGCVLPAGLGQAPARQAALKAGLPKSVEATTVNKVCGSGMQTVIMGSEALAAGSVDFIIAGGMESMTNAPYLLKKHRSGARIGHDTTYDHMFLDGLEDAYEAGRAMGTFAQDTANAYQLTREAQDEYSIESLRRANAAIANGGFDKEIVPVTISTRKGDVVVDTDEAPGKGMPEKIPALRPAFAKDGTITAATSSSISDGAAALVLSRASTAEAKGLKPVARIVAHSAHAQEPCDFTTAPVGAIKKLMEKTGWSMDDVDLFEVNEAFACVAMFAMHDLNIPHDKINVHGGATALGHPIGASGARIITTLIGALQTHGKSKGVASLCIGGGEATALAIELI
- a CDS encoding SH3 domain-containing protein; this translates as MSRHKHIILPILSLAILTPLISGGFSANVAAQTSKQVPYWSSIKADEARTRTGPSTDFPVKWIYRRAELPVKVVAKYSDWRKVEDPDGDQGWMHVKLLSTTRSALVTQDGVSELREEPSPTARISWRVEKGVVGKVSDCVKGWCKLDVKGRYGYIETSKIWGEEAL
- a CDS encoding PepSY-associated TM helix domain-containing protein, with the protein product MRKWHRWLSFIFGAFLLFIAVTGVLSHVAAMYAQGSIFEQEETKVEKPPVTYANAEEELAAMKAEKAEQDAKRANPKRKLVGLMHHLHSGEWFGKIGVVVSLLSGLAMIFFSFSGLWLYYQMFVRRRKLGKAELFWK